The following DNA comes from Clupea harengus chromosome 9, Ch_v2.0.2, whole genome shotgun sequence.
GACTGTGGAGGGAAGTTTCAGCTTGAAAACATGTTGTTAATGAGGACAAATTTGATATCACTGAAGCCATCCTAGCCACGCTCGTCCCTTTATTAACACTATACATAACCTCTCACAAATATTTCTTTACTTTATTTCTAGTCGAATTCACATATACTAAAATGTAACTTATATAATTAAATAGCTTTCATAAGTGTACAGTTATGAAGTAAGTGTGAGCAAACTGTTGTTCAATGACTTTTAGAGGCTGAGTGGGATAAGAAACTGCTTCAAACACATGTATCTGTCTTTTGCTAATTAGATGCTGCTATCTCTGTTTGCTTAGAGGCTGTACAACCATCCAAATATTATTGTGAATAATTATATCCCTCACAAGTTAGCCAATTGCAGTATTTTGGTCAATATTTCCCTTTTTCTTAGACCAATGAGAGCCTTTTATCCGTACAATTGAACAAACAGATACCCAGAGTGCActttaatgaaatatgtttCTCATTCTCAGGTCCTCTCACCATAAAAGGAGCGCTTTCATCTCAGAGAAAGACGTTCTTtagtgtcattgtgtgtttgtcagagctCAAGTCATTAGTTTAAATAATGTCCAGTGAATCTATATGATGCAGATTTAGTGTAGCAGAGTGACCACTCACTGATAATAATGATCTATTCCAGACATGTTTGCACCATGTGTATATAGCCTAGTAGGTCTTTGTGGACCTGTCTGCATAATAGTTTGAGTTGATAACAAGGTAGGCGTATAAACAAACACTACAAATGTGATGTGAAGTAACATGAATCTGATGCAAATCTTTAAAACTGATCATTTTCATTTAACATTATTAattgacaaaataaaaagattaTCATTTTTTGTGACACTGATGGTCTGAATAAATCTCAGATTCATGCCAATTGTTTCTTGTCCCCGTCCTACTGTTTTAGTCACTTTATTCCTTGAATCACAATTTTAATGTAATGTCAAAACATTTTACACGCATTGTATTGCTCCAAACCATGGCTAAACAATGTGTGTGCTATCCTCTTAAATAAATTGACAACCTCATGATCTTAAAGGGGGAGACAAGGTATATCTCTTATCTGTTCTCTCAAAGGTACATTCGATCAATATGTTGGGGAAACAGAgtgtgatgtttttgttttgtattaaaCAAACGTACTCTCCTCTTGGGATATCAGTGGCCCATAAACAAATCAGTGGACATAACAATGATGTTTTTCAATTTTACGTGCAAGCCAGCCCATGTCTGGGTGGATTTTAATACTATGATTATTTAGTAGCCTATGTTGTGCTTGTTTTGTAAACTGTGCCAATCAGATGCcatgctttcttctctcttcttcctctgcacTGGACAAATGAGCATGATTCATAGGAGGGCTGTTTAAGAAGCCTATTGTCCACAAAGAACAAATATGTATCATTATGTGTACTGTATGGCTTCTTGACAAAGAAATAGAATGAATGTCatgtataataaataaaaatagaatcCATATCTGGGTAACGTGTAAGGATCATGACTGTCAAGTGCACTGAGTCACGAGGAAGACCGAAGTATAGCCTTCAAGATGGGTGGTGAGAACAGTGCATGAGACGTCCAAGCAGCTTAGCCTTTGGTATTAGGCCCAATGACACCCGCTGAATTGAAACCCGAGTCTTCCACCTAGCTACAGAGAAGCTTATTGTTAATTAAACCACTAGCTCAGCCCAGTAGGTGTAAATCTAAACGAGTGAGTAGTCGATAGTATGGTCTCTGTCAGAGGTAATTTCACGATTCATTTAAAACAATGCCTACCTACCAACAAATTGATATTCGTTAAAATTAGGCTACATGAACCCCTCGACACGACTCAATGTTATAATTTGGAATTTTGTGAATAGACCGATTGTAAGACGTTCAACCCACACTTTAATTAAGCCGCGACACACAGGCTACGCAGGATGTTACCTTTACTTGGGAACGTTTGTTTGTCAGACAATCGTATTCATTTTCATGGTAGTATATTGGCATCTAGTGGCAACAGAAAGGCCCTACCAGAGATCTTACGACATAGAGGCGTAAGATAGCCTactttgaaaataaatgaacataACGCCCaaaaataatgacaataaaatattaaatgaatGAGTAGCTCGTAGCACTGGTGTTTTAAAAAGTTTAAGTAGCATATATAATAGTCAAACTGTGGCTCTGACTGACCTTCTCAACATGGATACCGTAAATGCTATCCCGTCTATCCTCAATGCATTGATTTACGTCACATCCGGTAAGTGAGGTCGTTTTGTTTCTCGGGTCCGCCATTTCAATTTTTTGAACTTACTTGTGCCAACTTCCAGGATTTGATTCAAAATTACGCAGAGGAATTGTGCGATAGTTGGGGAATTTATTCCGTTACTTTATCAAATTTTATTCTGCACTACTACTACGGATACATTGGCTGCAAATCTGAAATTAACGCGTCGAAACGCGAATCAGATGCCGTACATTTTCTGAACGTGTTCAACGGGAACGCGGTAAAGTTTTTTTGTATGAGTTGAATGCTGGTTGCGGATAAGGGGAGGCGAAGGGAAGGCCCGTGAAGCCTCGGCTGTGGAGTGGCAATCATGGCCGGAAATTTTGACGCTGAAGACCGTGGAAGCTGGTTTTGGGGTAGATTAAGTCGACAGGAGGCTGTTTCTCTGTTACAAGGACAAAGGCATGGGGTTTTCTTGGTGAGAGACTCAATTACCTGCCCTGGCGACTACGTGCTGTCCGTTTCAGAGAATTCTAAAGTCTCGCATTATATAATCAACAGCATCAACAACAATCGTCAGTCTGGCCCAGGTAAGGTATGCAGGGGCGTTCTCACAGACGTGCCACCGGGCAGGGATGCGATGAGACTGGCTACAGTAACCCGGCTGTAGTGtgacttgctagctagctaatgtaaTGCAATGCAAGGCTAGTAAGCTATAACGTTTCTAAATCACGCCCTCACGAAATCAGATCGTCATACATTCATCCCCAGGTGTGCCTAAACATCACCAGAGTGTTGCATCCTCGGTCTTCGTATACTGTATTATTTATTGCCCAGTTGAAGAAATGACACCATTTAATATTGAAAAAAGTTTCATCTACCAGTCGAAAAGCAGGTTTGCTAACGAAGCGAtacagctaatgttagctattCAGTGCTGGCTACAAAGCGCTGATGTTATGACTTGGTTTTTACGCGTTTCTTGCCTCTCATTTTCACTATCATGTTTAGAACTGTGCTGCAGCTGCGTGTTAACTCTGTTCGTGTGTTCCTTGTACTCAACATAGTCCACCAGTCCTCCTTGTCAGTACCATTAATTGCATCCTGCTAGTGACCAGTATAGTGCTGTAGAGGCATTTTATAGTGAAATTTGCATGGCGTCCTTGTAAGCCTTCTCACTGTAACATCTGGGTTAAGCAGCAGTGGTAGTTTTTAAAATAACAGCACTTGTGGTGATGCCTGATTATATGTATGTGGACAACACTGTCCACATTAATTAAGGTTatcatctctgtctgtttccacaAGACATGTTGTGTGGTGGTCAGTATAAAGGCTGTTGGACAGGAGGCAGAAATGTCAGTTCAATCAAAAACACATATCTACACAGGCTTTGTTTCTGTACTTAGTTGTCAATCACGCCAATTAGTCCGAGTGATCTTGGACCCAGTTAACCCAGAGTCAGAGGTGAAATGAAGGCGGTACGGGTTGGACATGCAAGTCATGATGAGTGGCCATGGCTGTGAATCACACCAATCCTTCAGATGTGCAGAGAATCTGGTATTCCAGAGCATATATATTGAGCAGTGTAAGTGTGGTGGTATCAGGAGTGCTTCACCTCTGGTGCCACCACTACAACATTGGTTGGTTAAAGAGAAGAGCTTAGTGTCTCTACAGCTGAAACTACTGTAGTTGTGACAGGATGCCACACGTTGTTGTGGTTATGAGTACATTAATGTCTGCTATTTTGCCCATCTGATCTCCCTTCCTGCACCATGCTCTCAGGTCTGGCACCTCGCTTTCGCATTGGGGACCAGGAGTTTGATGCCTTGCCTGCTCTCCTGGAGTTTTATAAGATTCACTACCTGGACACCACCACACTGATTGAGCCGATCAACAAAGCCAAGCACTCGTCTTACATCAGCAGCGCTGGGGGTGGGCCGCCCCTTCGCCCGGATGAGGAGCTGGTGCGGGCGCTCTTCGACTTCCCTGGCAACGACGAGGAGGACCTGCCATTCCGCAAGGGGGACATTTTGAGGGTGCTGGAGAAGCCGGAGGAGCAGTGGTGGAATGCCTCCAACAGCGAGGGCCGCGTGGGCATGATCCCTGTGCCGTAC
Coding sequences within:
- the crk gene encoding adapter molecule crk isoform X2 produces the protein MDTVNAIPSILNALIYVTSGLAPRFRIGDQEFDALPALLEFYKIHYLDTTTLIEPINKAKHSSYISSAGGGPPLRPDEELVRALFDFPGNDEEDLPFRKGDILRVLEKPEEQWWNASNSEGRVGMIPVPYVEKYRPASPTSAALGGGGPGGGPNTGATDGQNSQAPPLLGEPGPYAQPTPLPNLQNGPVFARAIQKRVPNAYDKTALALEVGDMVKVTKINVNGQWEGECKGKRGHFPFTHVRLLDQHNPEDELS
- the crk gene encoding adapter molecule crk isoform X1, with the translated sequence MAGNFDAEDRGSWFWGRLSRQEAVSLLQGQRHGVFLVRDSITCPGDYVLSVSENSKVSHYIINSINNNRQSGPGLAPRFRIGDQEFDALPALLEFYKIHYLDTTTLIEPINKAKHSSYISSAGGGPPLRPDEELVRALFDFPGNDEEDLPFRKGDILRVLEKPEEQWWNASNSEGRVGMIPVPYVEKYRPASPTSAALGGGGPGGGPNTGATDGQNSQAPPLLGEPGPYAQPTPLPNLQNGPVFARAIQKRVPNAYDKTALALEVGDMVKVTKINVNGQWEGECKGKRGHFPFTHVRLLDQHNPEDELS